A window from Acidimicrobiales bacterium encodes these proteins:
- a CDS encoding lysylphosphatidylglycerol synthase domain-containing protein, whose product MSIDEAGGRDSAPPGEAAVGPDPESAARKQFLSARALRILRVAFSVAVVAALGVVCYHAISGVSSLSFDIRPAWLIGAWPLALASFPLLAVAWSQMLAAYGHQVPVPVVVRLWSLAQASRYLPTGLAAVASRAVLAARHGVPRALSVTTMAAEGALLAAWCALGAGALLAAGGHQPVIPVAIGGLAGIVAVPVALHLAGRARWGQAPRSRLARFVVRFTRSEQPPRSQPLAKAVLTIGLSLIVKTVVFVLYARALLPVHLSDLALLVGATNLAAVAGLVGVTPAGIGVREGVLVALLEHRFGAANATAMALTLRVWDLTVELPWVIGSVLVSRRRPV is encoded by the coding sequence TTGAGCATCGACGAGGCCGGCGGCCGCGACAGCGCTCCGCCCGGGGAGGCCGCGGTGGGGCCGGACCCCGAGAGTGCCGCCCGGAAGCAATTCCTCTCGGCTCGCGCCCTGCGCATCCTGCGTGTCGCGTTCTCCGTCGCGGTGGTGGCCGCCCTGGGCGTCGTCTGTTACCACGCCATCAGCGGCGTCTCCTCGCTGTCGTTCGACATCCGGCCGGCGTGGTTGATCGGGGCATGGCCACTGGCACTGGCGTCGTTCCCCCTCCTCGCCGTGGCGTGGTCGCAGATGCTCGCCGCCTACGGCCACCAGGTGCCGGTCCCGGTCGTCGTCCGTCTCTGGTCCCTGGCGCAGGCCAGCCGGTACCTCCCCACCGGCCTGGCCGCGGTGGCCAGCCGGGCCGTGCTGGCGGCCCGCCACGGCGTTCCCCGGGCCCTGTCGGTCACCACCATGGCGGCCGAGGGCGCCCTCCTGGCGGCGTGGTGCGCGCTCGGGGCCGGCGCTCTTCTGGCCGCGGGAGGCCACCAGCCGGTGATCCCGGTGGCGATCGGGGGCCTGGCCGGGATCGTCGCCGTGCCGGTCGCCCTGCACCTGGCCGGACGGGCGCGGTGGGGCCAGGCGCCGCGGAGCCGGTTGGCCCGCTTCGTCGTCCGCTTCACCCGGTCCGAGCAGCCCCCTCGGTCACAACCGCTCGCCAAGGCGGTCCTCACCATCGGGCTCAGCCTGATCGTCAAGACCGTGGTCTTCGTCCTGTACGCCCGGGCCCTGCTGCCCGTCCACCTCTCCGACCTGGCCCTGCTGGTCGGCGCCACCAACCTGGCGGCGGTGGCCGGCCTGGTCGGGGTGACGCCGGCCGGCATCGGGGTCCGGGAGGGGGTGCTGGTGGCGCTGCTCGAGCACCGCTTCGGCGCCGCCAACGCCACCGCCATGGCGCTCACGCTGCGGGTGTGGGATCTCACTGTGGAGCTGCCCTGGGTGATCGGATCGGTGCTGGTGAGCCGCCGTCGTCCGGTCTGA